Part of the Impatiens glandulifera chromosome 8, dImpGla2.1, whole genome shotgun sequence genome is shown below.
tacaCGATCACAAGTGGATTACCTTTGGGGGCTCTTTGCCACCTTCAAAAAGATGCCTTATATCAAGTAGGCGAGGATCTATCTTTGCTGGTGCCTTATATTTTAGTCCAATTAAGTATATCTCAGCAGACGCTGAACGACTGGCAGCTGGTTTATCAACCTCCACCTTTTCAAATAACTGGAAAGGAAAATAAATTGTTCAAGTATCTGAGAATCAACTATGACTATATCAgattccaatatatatatatatatatataagtattacCTGTCTTAGACAGTAGAGAACAGCAGTGTAATCTTGAGACCTGAAGACCTGTAATAACATGCAACTATCAATACTATTCCAATTTCAGTCTAAAGCAACCATTCATGTTCATCAAATTCATAGTAATTCTCTTTCACCTTTCCAAAAACAAAGTAATATATACAGCCTCCATCTAATTCACTTTAAACAATGCATTGAAAAGTGTAAGCCAATTTAAGGGCTATCACATAAATCATAAAACTTGTGCCTTTTACAAGCATGGAGGGTACCcaaaacataaaacataaaacCCATATGAATTACGACAATCTTACCTTAGTCACAAACGTCCCTTTAGGTGATAAAAACTCAGTAGCAAGTCTAACAGAATCAATAACCAAAGCATTCTGACTCGTAGCCTCTTGAGCCCAAGCACCACCAACATTAGGTGAACCATCATGAAGCACTAAATCAACAGCTCGGCATCCATGTTCACCCATTAGTTTCTTAATAGTTGACCTACACTGAGGTTTCGTAATATCTTCTTCGGCAGCAACGGCTCCACGAATAGGGCGAATAGGAACAAGATCGAGACCCATGACGAGACTTCCAACAGGAACACGCTGAACAGCAACCTGCATCCAACCACCGGGAGCAGCGCAGAGATCGAGTACACCACGGGAAGAACGAAGGAAGTTGAATTTGGAATCGAGCTGGATAAGCTTCCATGCTGCACGAGATCTGTAACCTTGTTCTTTAGCTAGATGATAGTACTTATCCAAACGATGCTTACCCTTCACCTttcccatcttcttcttcctttgttAAATGCGGCTCCTTCAATTCGATGAATCGTTGAAGAACCGCCGACCTAGCTTAGCTTAgcttatatattagattatatacAGTTTCCTTGCTGCCCTTTTTTTCTATTACGGGCCTTCTTTTCTATGGGCCTCAGTCGCTGAAACCATGTCAAGCCCAAATTATGCATTCTGGATTTTGcattattagttaaaaatataattaagtgtaattaaattaaaatttattaacttttttaaatttatatatataaattaactttttccCCTTATTTTTCtgtaattttcataatatagtaaaattatataatcttaGGATcctatatttaaaatagtaaaaatttgACTATGTACAACTTCTCTTAGAAGCATAGTTTTGAAATCGGTCTGTCCCGGCCCGAGTCGTTCGGTAAACCCGGTGAACCGGTCGTCAAACCGAGTTGGGTTGATAAATTATCGAAAATACAATTAACCTAGTTAAATTCGGTTCAACCTAGTTAAATTCGGTTTATCCGTTGGTTATTTCAGAATTCGACAGTCCGGATTAACCCAACAGATTTATtctgtttataaaaaaaacatttattttatttctcactTATCACTCTATCGTTCTTCTCTTCCCGATTTTGGTTTCCATTgagtttacttatttttaattttatgtgagTAGATTACACTGAAAATGACAAACTCTTTCATTTACTTCAAACTTGACCTCTTATCTGAACACCAAGATAAAGGGAACAATAATGATGTCCATATTGAAGGCAATAAGGTGACTATTGATGTTGGTGATGATTTTAGTGTGAATGGTGTAAACGTTTTGCGaataattagtaattaatatttattttaattgtattaatcCATGACTTAAGATGAAGAAAACAATATTGGTGTCCATATTGAAGATAATGAAGTGATTGTCgatgttgatgatgatttttGTTAATGGTGTGAACGTTTTGCgaataattaatagttaatgtttattttaattgtattaatcCATAACTTAAgagtttgtgtttattttaattgtgttatCTCTAGGGACGGATCTATGTATGGGATTCAGCTCACCccgaaaaaaatgattttttttacggttaaaatgtgacACTATctccctatttttttttaaaaaaattcaataaaatttactattttgtttatttaattattaaaaaaatggtaaaacttacttttatttagtcgtattattcaaaattttctcgttatttgtTTAAGCAcactctaaatttttttaagctcACCCCACTGTCGAATCTTAGGTCCATCCCTAATAGATGCAATGAAGCAATGAAGAGACTTTAATTgcgaaataatattttgaattttgatctctaactattattatataaacaGTTTGATGGATTTTTgctatttttgtattattatataaaattcataaattgaaCCAGACCCACCGGTTGAACTAGTAATAGCCCCTTCACTGTGTTGATGACTAGGTCCGGTTTTTAAAACTATACCTACAAGAATCATACaacatcaaattttaaaaataaactcaaaatcTTATACCTTGTTTGGttttggttatttgaataacaaagATCTAAAAGTTATATTTTCACCCTCTCCTCTCCATCTcattattcaattcattaactaatatactaaaatatcatatattttatattattaatttttattatatcataatatattaataccctttaatttttttttatctaaaaatatcattacttcttcaaaatcatctcttatattatttttcaaattactcaatttttttttcttcaaaaactcTTATACTAACCCGgcctaataattttataatttttttaagaaaaatgatagagagcaaGACAGCGACTGGGATAGCGATGCCTAAGTGGGTTTGACAGGTGGGtggaatattctctctcctattattaattattttctctctcctattattaattattttttctctcttcttattaatcgtgagaataaaaatattagataaacatttatttataagtaataaaactaaaaaaatattaataagttaatagaaaaaataataaaaaaaagaaaaagaaaccataaaaaaatatttgataaataaaggaattgaaaagtcataaaaataaaataaaaataaaatagataaattaataattcaactaatcagtgatattaattagggtttagaatttagtattTAGGATTTAGGTTTTAGAGTTTAGAAGTTTTTTTAGAAAGGGGTTCAGAgttttgggtttagggtttagggtttaataaaaaagaaattatttaagaagagataaattaattaataagaagagagagaatattctacaaaaacgtgttttaattattattatatttttatttatttattaattccacCTGTCATCCTATGTAGGCATTGCGTTCCCAGTAGCTGTCTCacagtcgcgctctctatcattcctctttttttaaatataattataatattattatgaccAAGTACATATAATTAGGTAAGACACTATCTTATATTAAGTATATGTTtgacaatttatatttaaaatattactacacttattaaataaaattaaatacattcttattaaacaaaaaccataaaaataaagtaattaacattttaatggtttaaaataaaatttcatgaCTGAATAAATGTATGAATAGTTAAATAATAACTAGCAAGGATGTCTttcaattgaataaaaatagtacctaacaaatataacattcaaacaaattataagccaaacctattttttatattcatataaaaatcttttatcatataaaaaaatatatattcaaaagtTAATATTCAATAAGATGACGAGTTATTGAAACCACACTTTAGAAagaagtttaaaattttataatctgctaaaaaaagatttgaatttaatctataaatattattaaatttgttatatacctaattaaaatacattttaaaaaattatttcaactaaataagatttttttttgtgcaAACCCTATTGCAGGTGTTTCCAAATTGGGGGCAATGTTTCTTATCTTTCCAAATTGGGAGTAGTATTTTCATGAGCTTGAAAAGTTTCAAactaaactaaaaattaaaattggagCAAAACTGAAGAAacaatagaataaaataaaataaaataaaagtaaaatggCATCTATGGCCAATAAATTTAGCAACCTCAATTGATTATTGTCTTGTCCAATTGTTCAGCAATAATATCCActaaagaagagaaaaaaaaacacaacaatCAACATGACAAACAACCCAAATTCATTAATTGAGAAATTGACATCTCATTTCTATTTGCCATGTACTTTCTACATCACCTTTCTTCTATCATGATCATCAGCTTATGGACCATAACCATTCCATGATTTCAATCCCTTACCGACGATAAAGACAGTCTTAAACTCGGAATCATAATCCTCAACTAAATTTTCGATTCCAACTAAAAACATACCGAATGAAATGGGAAGTCATGACTTTCACCTGGTCTCGATAACAAACatgtttacaaataatattaataacaatcCTATGTTTCATCTATTGCTGCATATTATTACATGTCTTGGTTTAGCTTGATTATGGCAGGCTTGATCCCAATCACCTATACCTTTATTAGAAAACAGGGTCAGTTCAAAGTTTTCAATTTTACAGTTTCTATTCAAGATCCAGAttcattattatcattttagaCAATTATGTGATACCTTTAATTTCATCATGGTTCAAAGAGTGAGCACAAACGGTGGAGCATCTCTTCTTCGTCCAGCAACAGTTCGATAAACATAAACTTTATCAGCTTGACAGTCATCATCGCTCtcatttcttttcaaataatctccttcatcttcttctttcatTACCTCAACATTCAACCTCGGCATCTCCTTAGCCAATAACTTGCACGCTTTCATCGTCACATTACAAGCCGACATCCAAAGTGATCTCATTGATTCATACTTATCCAATCCCGAAAGTAGAGCTGCATTCCCAAAAGGGCAGTCCCTTATCTCAAGCTTCCTCAACCTCGGGCAGCCTGAAAGCATACACTTCATTCCCCAATCACTTTTACCAGCAAAAGCTACTGATAAAGTCTCCAAGTTCTTAGCATACTTTCCTATGTATTCGAAAGTTCGGTCAGTGAGAAGGCCGGAGACTGAGAGTCTTTGGAGCTTTGTGCATGTTTTTACAACAGCACCAAATGCCTCGTCCATTGGTTCATTTGTGATGTAATCCGGCTGGTGTGGATTCATAATGCATAGACGAAAGTGGGTAAAGTTTGGGCAGTTTTGGACTATCGTCGTGACTGCTGCATTTGTCATTCTTTGACAGAAATAAAGAACATAGTGAAGTTTTGGGCAACCGCGAGAAACTGCAATGAAACCCAATTCAGTTACACCATGAAAATCCTGGTCGTAGGGTTCAGTTGGAAAAACACGAAGCTCCTCAAGCAATGGACAATGCGATCCAACGGCCTCTAGTCCAACATCTCCTACACTATCAAGTAGCTACACCacccaaaaaacaaaaaaaactgcATAAACATCTTGTTCAatctgaattatttaaatttaatctacAAAGTTCTTACCCAAAGTCGCTGTAATTTAGGACAGTGAGCAAGAAACTTGTCTAGTTCAACACCACGAACTGCGGCGTAACTTAGATTCAAAAAAGTCAAGTTGCAGCAGGCATGATAAAGAACTTTGAGAAAGAGGGATGAAGCATCCCATAGACCTGAGAGTGTAAGTAAGTTCTTCGATTTTCCAAACGTGCTTTCGAGTTCTGGAAGCTGGTGAATGGCTGATTCTTGCCAGAAACTACCAGTTCCAAGATCTGTCAACTGTGGAGCCAGATCGAGCAGCCTCTTCAACTGATCTAGTGTCACATGACTATTAACCTTCAAAACCTTTAGTGATTTGCAACGACCAACAAGTTTTTCTAAATCAGAGAAGCAAACATCACTATGAAGGCTGGCAAAGTTCAACAGTTTTAATGATGAAAAGTTATCTGGAAAGCAGCTTAACCATGAACCCTTTAAATCTTCCATTCCATTCTCTTGTATGTCTAATTCAGTCAAGTTCCTGTTAAGAATCAATACTTGAGCTAAATCATCAAGATCAAGAtcaatataaacatatttaaagattcttacTTGCAATGTTGGGCAATGGATGCAAGACCTTCTGTACTGAACCCATCACAGCTAAATAGAGAAAGAGAAttgaaatttggaaaatt
Proteins encoded:
- the LOC124911349 gene encoding protein AUXIN SIGNALING F-BOX 3-like, with product MDPKRKKLDCMKSLESESSDSTLSSPFPDEVLERVLSLVKSNKDRSSVSLVCKDWYNAERWSRTHVFIGNCYSVSPEIVVRRFPKIRSLTIKGKPRFSDFNLVPKNWGAEIHPWLVIFASAYPFLEELRLKRMTVTDESLEFLAMNFPNFNSLSLFSCDGFSTEGLASIAQHCKNLTELDIQENGMEDLKGSWLSCFPDNFSSLKLLNFASLHSDVCFSDLEKLVGRCKSLKVLKVNSHVTLDQLKRLLDLAPQLTDLGTGSFWQESAIHQLPELESTFGKSKNLLTLSGLWDASSLFLKVLYHACCNLTFLNLSYAAVRGVELDKFLAHCPKLQRLWLLDSVGDVGLEAVGSHCPLLEELRVFPTEPYDQDFHGVTELGFIAVSRGCPKLHYVLYFCQRMTNAAVTTIVQNCPNFTHFRLCIMNPHQPDYITNEPMDEAFGAVVKTCTKLQRLSVSGLLTDRTFEYIGKYAKNLETLSVAFAGKSDWGMKCMLSGCPRLRKLEIRDCPFGNAALLSGLDKYESMRSLWMSACNVTMKACKLLAKEMPRLNVEVMKEEDEGDYLKRNESDDDCQADKVYVYRTVAGRRRDAPPFVLTL